One genomic window of Bradyrhizobium sp. CCGE-LA001 includes the following:
- a CDS encoding GNAT family acetyltransferase, which produces MSALAIDAIGDADVEDVVALWQRCGLTRPWNDPHADIALARRRDNSTILLGRDDGAIVASVMVGHDGHRGWVYYVAVDPDCQKCGYGRVIMAAAEDWLRRAGIAKLQLLVRRENAQANAFYGSLGFELSTSVMFQKWLDGRATTPSN; this is translated from the coding sequence GTGAGCGCGCTCGCGATCGATGCGATCGGGGATGCCGACGTGGAGGACGTCGTTGCGCTGTGGCAGCGCTGCGGCCTGACGCGGCCCTGGAACGATCCGCATGCCGACATCGCGCTGGCGCGGCGGCGCGACAATTCGACAATCCTGCTCGGCCGCGACGACGGCGCGATCGTCGCGAGCGTCATGGTCGGCCATGATGGCCATCGCGGCTGGGTCTATTACGTCGCGGTCGATCCCGATTGCCAGAAGTGCGGCTATGGCCGCGTCATCATGGCCGCCGCCGAGGACTGGCTGCGGCGTGCGGGCATCGCCAAGCTCCAGCTCCTGGTCCGGCGCGAGAATGCGCAGGCCAACGCGTTCTACGGATCGCTGGGCTTCGAGCTCTCGACGTCCGTGATGTTCCAGAAGTGGCTCGACGGCCGCGCGACCACGCCAAGTAACTGA